One Sulfurihydrogenibium subterraneum DSM 15120 DNA segment encodes these proteins:
- the moaCB gene encoding bifunctional molybdenum cofactor biosynthesis protein MoaC/MoaB, translating to MKMADVSMKFETIREALAEGKIYLSKETIEMIKNKQIPKGDVITATQMAGLLGAKKTPEVLPFCHPILIDQAFVEVELQEDGIYVKSFVRCIGRTGVEMEALTAVSAALLNVYDMCKAFDKNMVISDIKLVSKKGGKSDYEEDLSGITCAVITLSDSCYKKEAEDKSGKVAIDIIENEFGGKVIHYDILPDDKEMIVEKLKELTNKVDIIFTTGGTGFSKRDNTPEATKEVIEKEMIGFEEAMRVIGVKFTPKSLLSRAVCGVAGDHTLIINLPGSSSGVKDNLRMIAPLLKHAIRMAKGEKKH from the coding sequence ATGAAAATGGCAGATGTATCAATGAAATTTGAAACTATCAGGGAAGCTTTAGCAGAAGGTAAAATATATCTTTCAAAAGAAACAATAGAAATGATAAAAAACAAACAGATTCCAAAGGGAGATGTAATAACTGCAACCCAGATGGCAGGACTCCTTGGTGCTAAAAAGACTCCAGAAGTTTTACCTTTCTGCCATCCTATCCTTATAGACCAAGCTTTTGTAGAAGTAGAGCTTCAAGAAGACGGGATATACGTTAAATCTTTTGTAAGATGTATAGGAAGAACAGGAGTGGAAATGGAAGCTCTAACGGCAGTTTCAGCTGCCCTTTTAAATGTTTACGATATGTGTAAAGCATTTGATAAAAATATGGTTATATCTGATATTAAACTTGTATCTAAAAAAGGTGGCAAATCTGATTATGAAGAAGATTTATCAGGAATAACCTGTGCAGTAATTACTTTAAGCGATAGCTGTTATAAAAAAGAAGCTGAAGATAAAAGTGGAAAAGTAGCAATTGATATTATAGAAAACGAATTTGGAGGAAAAGTAATTCACTACGACATACTTCCAGATGACAAAGAGATGATAGTAGAAAAATTAAAAGAGTTGACTAACAAAGTAGACATAATCTTCACAACAGGAGGGACTGGATTTAGTAAAAGAGATAACACTCCCGAGGCTACAAAAGAAGTAATAGAAAAAGAAATGATAGGATTTGAAGAAGCTATGAGAGTAATTGGAGTAAAATTTACACCTAAATCTCTTCTATCAAGAGCTGTTTGCGGTGTAGCAGGAGACCACACTCTTATAATAAACTTACCAGGAAGTTCCTCAGGAGTTAAAGACAATCTTAGAATGATAGCACCACTTTTAAAACACGCAATAAGAATGGCAAAAGGTGAGAAAAAGCATTGA
- the hpt gene encoding hypoxanthine phosphoribosyltransferase, which translates to MEIRGRKLELLIGEDEIKKKVIEIAEKINQDFQGEEIYAVGILKGSFMFFADLVRNLKGKVYIDFMQVSSYQTSMESMGEVVFIKDMSVDIKDKNVLIIDDIIDTGRTLKALVEALSLRSPKKLKTVVLLDKKERREVDYDADYTGFVIPDKFVVGYGLDWAEEGRNLKEIYAVV; encoded by the coding sequence ATGGAGATAAGAGGAAGAAAGTTAGAACTTTTGATAGGTGAAGATGAAATTAAAAAGAAAGTTATAGAAATTGCTGAAAAAATAAATCAAGATTTCCAAGGAGAAGAAATTTACGCGGTAGGAATACTTAAAGGCTCTTTTATGTTTTTTGCAGATTTAGTTAGGAATTTAAAAGGTAAAGTTTACATTGATTTTATGCAGGTTTCATCTTATCAAACATCTATGGAAAGTATGGGAGAAGTTGTATTTATAAAAGATATGTCCGTTGATATAAAAGATAAAAACGTTTTGATTATAGACGATATTATAGATACAGGAAGGACTTTAAAGGCTTTAGTTGAAGCTTTAAGTTTAAGAAGTCCTAAAAAATTAAAAACTGTGGTACTCCTTGATAAAAAAGAAAGAAGGGAAGTAGATTATGACGCTGATTATACTGGATTTGTTATACCAGATAAATTTGTTGTAGGATACGGACTTGATTGGGCAGAAGAAGGAAGAAACTTAAAAGAGATTTACGCAGTTGTGTAG
- a CDS encoding DUF4416 family protein, protein MINKKALLLFAIMWNKEKSENLDKVLKIIENKFGKVLKKTQAFTLSYSSYYEKEMGEGLLKNFFVLDCLIDREESVSLKHFCMNLEDEFRENGGRTVNIDPVYLDEYQVIALSHKYKGSRVYIGKGVYGEIELLYHHGSFQPLIWTYLDYKENIPFFNEVRKYYLEWIDND, encoded by the coding sequence TTGATAAACAAAAAAGCATTACTATTATTTGCAATAATGTGGAATAAAGAAAAGTCAGAAAATTTAGACAAAGTGTTAAAAATAATCGAAAACAAGTTTGGAAAGGTATTGAAAAAAACTCAAGCTTTTACACTCTCTTATTCAAGCTACTACGAAAAAGAGATGGGAGAAGGCTTGTTAAAAAACTTTTTTGTGTTAGATTGTTTAATAGACAGAGAAGAAAGTGTAAGTTTAAAACATTTCTGTATGAATTTAGAAGATGAATTTAGAGAAAACGGTGGTAGAACGGTAAATATAGACCCTGTTTATCTTGATGAATATCAAGTAATAGCTCTAAGCCACAAATATAAAGGTTCAAGGGTTTACATAGGAAAAGGTGTTTATGGGGAGATAGAGCTTCTTTACCACCACGGGAGCTTCCAGCCTTTGATATGGACGTACTTAGATTATAAAGAAAACATTCCTTTTTTTAATGAAGTAAGAAAATACTATTTAGAATGGATAGATAATGATTAA
- the rimI gene encoding ribosomal protein S18-alanine N-acetyltransferase: MTFREAKIEDYSYVESILKDLFGENFILEKKSDFFKTFILEDKKIIGIIQFWHLFDEAEITILAVKKEFQRQGYGKILLEKTFEYLKTKNVRFVYLEVALDNQPAKKLYEKLGFKFLAIRQKYYADGKDAIVMKKDLKE, encoded by the coding sequence ATTATTCCTATGTTGAATCTATCTTAAAAGATTTATTCGGAGAAAATTTTATCCTCGAGAAAAAATCTGATTTTTTCAAAACTTTTATATTGGAAGATAAAAAAATCATAGGCATTATTCAATTTTGGCATCTGTTTGATGAAGCTGAGATAACAATATTAGCCGTAAAAAAGGAGTTTCAAAGACAAGGATATGGTAAAATTTTACTTGAGAAAACTTTTGAGTATTTAAAAACAAAAAATGTTAGATTTGTTTACCTTGAGGTTGCGTTAGACAACCAACCTGCAAAAAAACTCTATGAAAAGTTAGGATTTAAATTTTTGGCAATAAGACAAAAATATTACGCTGATGGAAAAGATGCTATAGTTATGAAAAAAGATTTAAAGGAGTAA